One window of Globicephala melas chromosome 2, mGloMel1.2, whole genome shotgun sequence genomic DNA carries:
- the SALL2 gene encoding sal-like protein 2 isoform X6, with translation MSRRKQRKPQQLISDCEGPSASENGDASEEDHPQVCAKCCAQFTDTAEFLAHQNACSPDPPVMVIIGGQENPNNSSTSSEPRPEGHSSPQVMEAEQSNPSDSGSSVPTDPTWGPERRGEESSGHFLVAATGTAAGGGGGLILASPKLGATPLPPESTPAPPPPPPPPPPPGVGSGHLNIPLILEELRVLQQRQIHQMQMTEQICRQVLLLGSLGQTVGTPSSPSELPGTAAVSSTKPLLPLFSPIKPVQTGKTLAPSSTSSSSGAETPKQAFFHLYHPLGSQHPFAAGGVGRSHKPTPAPSPALSGSTDQLIASPHLAFPGTTGLLAAQCLGAARGLEATASPGLLKPKNGGGELGYGELMGPLEKPGGRHKCRFCAKVFGSDSALQIHLRSHTGERPYKCNVCGNRFTTRGNLKVHFHRHREKYPHVQMNPHPVPEHLDYVITSSGLPYGMSVPPEKAEEEAAMPGGGVERKPLVASTTALSATESLTLLSTGAGTATAPALPAFNKFVLMKAVEPKSKADENTPPGSEGSAIAGVAESGTATRMQLSKLVTSLPSWALLTNHFKSTGSFPFPYVLEPLGASPSETSKLQQLVEKIDRQGAVAVASTASGASTTSAPATSSSASSGPNQCVICLRVLSCPRALRLHYGQHGGERPFKCKVCGRAFSTRGNLRAHFVGHKASPAARAQNSCPICQKKFTNAVTLQQHVRMHLGGQIPNGGTTLPEGGGAAQENGPEQSAVSGAGSFPQQPSQQPSPEEELSEEEEEDEEEEEDVTDEDSLAGRGSESGGEKAISVRGDSEEASGAEEEVGTVVAVATAGKEMDSNEKTIQQPSLPPPPPPDSLDRTQPVEQGGSDVAGGTEEGGKPERSASPVSALALEGEGSSPTLVEELSLQEAMRKEPGESSSRKACEVCGQTFPTQAALEEHQKTHPREGPLFTCVFCRQGFLERATLKKHMLLAHHQDTALLSSDLPTRPQSSSSISISISTTPSGPTPPVLFGPGTVAEKLLPAMGSREAKEKRFPPPFLLASGIQDSA, from the exons ATGTCTCGGCGAAAGCAGCGGAAACCCCAACAGTTAATCTCGGACTGCGAAGGTCCCAGCGCGTCTGAGAACG gtgatgctagCGAGGAGGACCACCCCCAAGTCTGTGCCAAGTGCTGCGCACAATTCACTGACACAGCTGAATTCCTCGCCCACCAGAATGCATGTTCTCCTGACCCCCCTGTAATGGTGATAATTGGGGGCCAGGAGAACCCCAACAACTCTTCGACCTCTTCTGAACCCCGGCCTGAGGGCCACAGCAGTCCCCAGGTCATGGAGGCCGAGCAGAGCAACCCGTCGGATTCCGGGTCCTCTGTACCCACAGATCCCACCTGGGGCCCAGAGCGGAGGGGAGAGGAGTCTTCGGGGCACTTTCTCGTAGCTGCCACAGGTACAgcagctgggggaggtgggggcctGATCTTGGCCAGCCCTAAGCTAGGAGCAACTCCATTACCTCCAGAATCCACTCctgcaccaccaccccctccacctcctcctccgcccCCAGGTGTAGGCAGCGGCCACTTGAACATCCCTCTGATCTTGGAAGAGCTCCGGGTACTGCAGCAGCGGCAGATCCATCAGATGCAGATGACTGAGCAAATCTGCCGGCAGGTGCTGCTGCTTGGCTCCTTAGGCCAGACAGTGGGCACCCCTTCCAGCCCCTCCGAGTTACCTGGGACAGCCGCCGTCTCCTCCACCAAGCCTTTGCTCCCCCTCTTCAGCCCCATCAAGCCTGTCCAAACTGGCAAGACACTGGCgccttcctccacctcctcttcctcaggGGCAGAAACACCCAAGCAGGCTTTCTTCCACCTTTATCATCCCCTGGGGTCACAGCACCCTTTTGCTGCCGGAGGGGTCGGGCGAAGCCACaaacccacccctgccccctccccggccctgtCAGGCAGCACAGATCAGCTGATTGCCTCGCCTCATCTGGCATTCCCAGGCACCACGGGACTACTGGCAGCACAGTGTCTTGGGGCAGCCCGGGGCCTCGAGGCTACTGCCTCCCCAGGGCTCCTGAAGCCAAAGAATGGAGGTGGTGAGCTGGGCTATGGGGAATTGATGGGTCCCTTGGAGAAGCCTGGTGGACGGCACAAATGCCGCTTCTGTGCCAAAGTATTTGGCAGTGACAGTGCCCTGCAGATCCACCTGCGTTCCCACACAGGTGAGAGGCCCTATAAGTGTAATGTCTGTGGCAACCGCTTTACCACGCGTGGCAACCTCAAAGTGCATTTCCACCGGCATCGGGAGAAGTACCCGCACGTGCAGATGAACCCTCACCCGGTACCAGAGCATCTGGACTACGTCATCACCAGCAGCGGCCTGCCCTATGGTATGTCCGTGCCACCAGAGAAGGCCGAGGAGGAGGCGGCCATGCCAGGTGGTGGTGTGGAACGCAAGCCTCTGGTGGCCTCCACCACGGCACTCAGTGCCACAGAGAGCCTGACGCTGCTCTCCACCGGGGCAGGCACAGCCACGGCTCCTGCGCTCCCTGCTTTCAATAAGTTCGTGCTCATGAAAGCGGTAGAGCCAAAGAGTAAAGCTGATGAAAACACCCCACCCGGGAGCGAGGGCTCAGCCATCGCCGGGGTGGCGGAAAGTGGCACAGCAACCCGCATGCAGCTAAGTAAGCTGGTGACTTCGCTACCCAGCTGGGCCCTGCTTACCAACCACTTTAAGTCCACTGGTAGCTTCCCCTTTCCTTATGTGCTAGAGCCCTTGGGGGCTTCGCCCTCCGAGACCTCCAAGCTGCAGCAACTGGTAGAGAAGATTGACCGTCAAGGAGCCGTGGCAGTGGCCTCTACTGCTTCGGGAGCCTCCACAACCTCTGCCCCTGCAACTTCATCCTCAGCCTCATCGGGACCTAACCAGTGTGTCATTTGCCTTCGGGTGCTGAGCTGTCCTCGAGCGCTGCGCCTGCATTACGGCCAACATGGAGGTGAGCGGCCCTTTAAATGCAAAGTGTGTGGCAGAGCTTTCTCTACCCGGGGCAACCTGCGTGCACATTTCGTGGGCCACAAGGCTAGTCCAGCTGCCCGGGCCCAGAACTCCTGCCCCATTTGCCAGAAGAAGTTCACCAATGCTGTTACTCTGCAGCAGCATGTTCGGATGCACCTGGGGGGCCAGATCCCCAACGGTGGTACCACGCTCCCTGAAGGTGGGGGAGCTGCCCAGGAGAACGGCCCTGAGCAGTCCGCAGTCTCAGGGGCGGGGAGCTTCCCCCAGCAGCCATCCCAGCAGCCATCCCCAGAAGAGGAGTTGTccgaagaggaagaagaggacgaagaagaagaggaagacgtGACTGATGAAGATTCCCTGGCAGGGAGAGGCTCCGAGAGTGGAGGTGAGAAGGCGATATCAGTGCGTGGTGATTCAGAAGAGGCCTCCggggcagaggaggaagtgggAACTGTGGTGGCAGTGGCCACAGCTGGGAAGGAGATGGACAGTAATGAGAAAACGATTCAACAGCCTtctctgccgccgccgccgccgcctgacAGCCTGGATCGAACGCAGCCAGTGGAGCAGGGCGGCAGTGATGTTGCAGGAGGCACAGAAGAGGGGGGCAAACCGGAGAGGAGCGCCAGCCCCGTGTCAGCGTTGGCCCTAGAAGGGGAAGGCAGCAGCCCCACCTTGGTGGAGGAGCTGAGCCTGCAGGAAGCGATGAGAAAGGAGCCCGGAGAGAGCAGTAGCAGAAAGGCCTGTGAGGTGTGTGGCCAGACCTTTCCCACCCAGGCAGCTCTGGAGGAGCATCAGAAGACCCACCCCAGGGAGGGGCCGCTCTTCACTTGTGTTTTCTGCAGGCAGGGCTTTCTCGAACGGGCTACCCTCAAGAAGCATATGCTGCTGGCTCACCACCAG GACACGGCTTTACTGTCAAGTGACCTGCCCACCAGGCCCCAGAGTTCcagctccatctccatctccatctccactaCCCCTTCAGGCCCCACACCACCAGTGCTGTTTGGCCCAGGAACTGTGGCTGAGAAGTTGCTTCCAGCAATGGGATCCAGAGAAGCCAAGGAAAAGAGATtcccccctccttttcttttGGCCTCTGGCATCCAAGACAGTGCCTGA
- the SALL2 gene encoding sal-like protein 2 isoform X7 produces the protein MAHEAGRSSRLGGPCGEPAELGGDASEEDHPQVCAKCCAQFTDTAEFLAHQNACSPDPPVMVIIGGQENPNNSSTSSEPRPEGHSSPQVMEAEQSNPSDSGSSVPTDPTWGPERRGEESSGHFLVAATGTAAGGGGGLILASPKLGATPLPPESTPAPPPPPPPPPPPGVGSGHLNIPLILEELRVLQQRQIHQMQMTEQICRQVLLLGSLGQTVGTPSSPSELPGTAAVSSTKPLLPLFSPIKPVQTGKTLAPSSTSSSSGAETPKQAFFHLYHPLGSQHPFAAGGVGRSHKPTPAPSPALSGSTDQLIASPHLAFPGTTGLLAAQCLGAARGLEATASPGLLKPKNGGGELGYGELMGPLEKPGGRHKCRFCAKVFGSDSALQIHLRSHTGERPYKCNVCGNRFTTRGNLKVHFHRHREKYPHVQMNPHPVPEHLDYVITSSGLPYGMSVPPEKAEEEAAMPGGGVERKPLVASTTALSATESLTLLSTGAGTATAPALPAFNKFVLMKAVEPKSKADENTPPGSEGSAIAGVAESGTATRMQLSKLVTSLPSWALLTNHFKSTGSFPFPYVLEPLGASPSETSKLQQLVEKIDRQGAVAVASTASGASTTSAPATSSSASSGPNQCVICLRVLSCPRALRLHYGQHGGERPFKCKVCGRAFSTRGNLRAHFVGHKASPAARAQNSCPICQKKFTNAVTLQQHVRMHLGGQIPNGGTTLPEGGGAAQENGPEQSAVSGAGSFPQQPSQQPSPEEELSEEEEEDEEEEEDVTDEDSLAGRGSESGGEKAISVRGDSEEASGAEEEVGTVVAVATAGKEMDSNEKTIQQPSLPPPPPPDSLDRTQPVEQGGSDVAGGTEEGGKPERSASPVSALALEGEGSSPTLVEELSLQEAMRKEPGESSSRKACEVCGQTFPTQAALEEHQKTHPREGPLFTCVFCRQGFLERATLKKHMLLAHHQDTALLSSDLPTRPQSSSSISISISTTPSGPTPPVLFGPGTVAEKLLPAMGSREAKEKRFPPPFLLASGIQDSA, from the exons ATGGCGCACGAAGCCGGGAGGAGCTCTCGTCTCGGGGGGCCCTGCGGGGAGCCGGCGGAGCTTGGAG gtgatgctagCGAGGAGGACCACCCCCAAGTCTGTGCCAAGTGCTGCGCACAATTCACTGACACAGCTGAATTCCTCGCCCACCAGAATGCATGTTCTCCTGACCCCCCTGTAATGGTGATAATTGGGGGCCAGGAGAACCCCAACAACTCTTCGACCTCTTCTGAACCCCGGCCTGAGGGCCACAGCAGTCCCCAGGTCATGGAGGCCGAGCAGAGCAACCCGTCGGATTCCGGGTCCTCTGTACCCACAGATCCCACCTGGGGCCCAGAGCGGAGGGGAGAGGAGTCTTCGGGGCACTTTCTCGTAGCTGCCACAGGTACAgcagctgggggaggtgggggcctGATCTTGGCCAGCCCTAAGCTAGGAGCAACTCCATTACCTCCAGAATCCACTCctgcaccaccaccccctccacctcctcctccgcccCCAGGTGTAGGCAGCGGCCACTTGAACATCCCTCTGATCTTGGAAGAGCTCCGGGTACTGCAGCAGCGGCAGATCCATCAGATGCAGATGACTGAGCAAATCTGCCGGCAGGTGCTGCTGCTTGGCTCCTTAGGCCAGACAGTGGGCACCCCTTCCAGCCCCTCCGAGTTACCTGGGACAGCCGCCGTCTCCTCCACCAAGCCTTTGCTCCCCCTCTTCAGCCCCATCAAGCCTGTCCAAACTGGCAAGACACTGGCgccttcctccacctcctcttcctcaggGGCAGAAACACCCAAGCAGGCTTTCTTCCACCTTTATCATCCCCTGGGGTCACAGCACCCTTTTGCTGCCGGAGGGGTCGGGCGAAGCCACaaacccacccctgccccctccccggccctgtCAGGCAGCACAGATCAGCTGATTGCCTCGCCTCATCTGGCATTCCCAGGCACCACGGGACTACTGGCAGCACAGTGTCTTGGGGCAGCCCGGGGCCTCGAGGCTACTGCCTCCCCAGGGCTCCTGAAGCCAAAGAATGGAGGTGGTGAGCTGGGCTATGGGGAATTGATGGGTCCCTTGGAGAAGCCTGGTGGACGGCACAAATGCCGCTTCTGTGCCAAAGTATTTGGCAGTGACAGTGCCCTGCAGATCCACCTGCGTTCCCACACAGGTGAGAGGCCCTATAAGTGTAATGTCTGTGGCAACCGCTTTACCACGCGTGGCAACCTCAAAGTGCATTTCCACCGGCATCGGGAGAAGTACCCGCACGTGCAGATGAACCCTCACCCGGTACCAGAGCATCTGGACTACGTCATCACCAGCAGCGGCCTGCCCTATGGTATGTCCGTGCCACCAGAGAAGGCCGAGGAGGAGGCGGCCATGCCAGGTGGTGGTGTGGAACGCAAGCCTCTGGTGGCCTCCACCACGGCACTCAGTGCCACAGAGAGCCTGACGCTGCTCTCCACCGGGGCAGGCACAGCCACGGCTCCTGCGCTCCCTGCTTTCAATAAGTTCGTGCTCATGAAAGCGGTAGAGCCAAAGAGTAAAGCTGATGAAAACACCCCACCCGGGAGCGAGGGCTCAGCCATCGCCGGGGTGGCGGAAAGTGGCACAGCAACCCGCATGCAGCTAAGTAAGCTGGTGACTTCGCTACCCAGCTGGGCCCTGCTTACCAACCACTTTAAGTCCACTGGTAGCTTCCCCTTTCCTTATGTGCTAGAGCCCTTGGGGGCTTCGCCCTCCGAGACCTCCAAGCTGCAGCAACTGGTAGAGAAGATTGACCGTCAAGGAGCCGTGGCAGTGGCCTCTACTGCTTCGGGAGCCTCCACAACCTCTGCCCCTGCAACTTCATCCTCAGCCTCATCGGGACCTAACCAGTGTGTCATTTGCCTTCGGGTGCTGAGCTGTCCTCGAGCGCTGCGCCTGCATTACGGCCAACATGGAGGTGAGCGGCCCTTTAAATGCAAAGTGTGTGGCAGAGCTTTCTCTACCCGGGGCAACCTGCGTGCACATTTCGTGGGCCACAAGGCTAGTCCAGCTGCCCGGGCCCAGAACTCCTGCCCCATTTGCCAGAAGAAGTTCACCAATGCTGTTACTCTGCAGCAGCATGTTCGGATGCACCTGGGGGGCCAGATCCCCAACGGTGGTACCACGCTCCCTGAAGGTGGGGGAGCTGCCCAGGAGAACGGCCCTGAGCAGTCCGCAGTCTCAGGGGCGGGGAGCTTCCCCCAGCAGCCATCCCAGCAGCCATCCCCAGAAGAGGAGTTGTccgaagaggaagaagaggacgaagaagaagaggaagacgtGACTGATGAAGATTCCCTGGCAGGGAGAGGCTCCGAGAGTGGAGGTGAGAAGGCGATATCAGTGCGTGGTGATTCAGAAGAGGCCTCCggggcagaggaggaagtgggAACTGTGGTGGCAGTGGCCACAGCTGGGAAGGAGATGGACAGTAATGAGAAAACGATTCAACAGCCTtctctgccgccgccgccgccgcctgacAGCCTGGATCGAACGCAGCCAGTGGAGCAGGGCGGCAGTGATGTTGCAGGAGGCACAGAAGAGGGGGGCAAACCGGAGAGGAGCGCCAGCCCCGTGTCAGCGTTGGCCCTAGAAGGGGAAGGCAGCAGCCCCACCTTGGTGGAGGAGCTGAGCCTGCAGGAAGCGATGAGAAAGGAGCCCGGAGAGAGCAGTAGCAGAAAGGCCTGTGAGGTGTGTGGCCAGACCTTTCCCACCCAGGCAGCTCTGGAGGAGCATCAGAAGACCCACCCCAGGGAGGGGCCGCTCTTCACTTGTGTTTTCTGCAGGCAGGGCTTTCTCGAACGGGCTACCCTCAAGAAGCATATGCTGCTGGCTCACCACCAG GACACGGCTTTACTGTCAAGTGACCTGCCCACCAGGCCCCAGAGTTCcagctccatctccatctccatctccactaCCCCTTCAGGCCCCACACCACCAGTGCTGTTTGGCCCAGGAACTGTGGCTGAGAAGTTGCTTCCAGCAATGGGATCCAGAGAAGCCAAGGAAAAGAGATtcccccctccttttcttttGGCCTCTGGCATCCAAGACAGTGCCTGA
- the SALL2 gene encoding sal-like protein 2 isoform X1, giving the protein MSRRKQRKPQQLISDCEGPSASENGDASEEDHPQVCAKCCAQFTDTAEFLAHQNACSPDPPVMVIIGGQENPNNSSTSSEPRPEGHSSPQVMEAEQSNPSDSGSSVPTDPTWGPERRGEESSGHFLVAATGTAAGGGGGLILASPKLGATPLPPESTPAPPPPPPPPPPPGVGSGHLNIPLILEELRVLQQRQIHQMQMTEQICRQVLLLGSLGQTVGTPSSPSELPGTAAVSSTKPLLPLFSPIKPVQTGKTLAPSSTSSSSGAETPKQAFFHLYHPLGSQHPFAAGGVGRSHKPTPAPSPALSGSTDQLIASPHLAFPGTTGLLAAQCLGAARGLEATASPGLLKPKNGGGELGYGELMGPLEKPGGRHKCRFCAKVFGSDSALQIHLRSHTGERPYKCNVCGNRFTTRGNLKVHFHRHREKYPHVQMNPHPVPEHLDYVITSSGLPYGMSVPPEKAEEEAAMPGGGVERKPLVASTTALSATESLTLLSTGAGTATAPALPAFNKFVLMKAVEPKSKADENTPPGSEGSAIAGVAESGTATRMQLSKLVTSLPSWALLTNHFKSTGSFPFPYVLEPLGASPSETSKLQQLVEKIDRQGAVAVASTASGASTTSAPATSSSASSGPNQCVICLRVLSCPRALRLHYGQHGGERPFKCKVCGRAFSTRGNLRAHFVGHKASPAARAQNSCPICQKKFTNAVTLQQHVRMHLGGQIPNGGTTLPEGGGAAQENGPEQSAVSGAGSFPQQPSQQPSPEEELSEEEEEDEEEEEDVTDEDSLAGRGSESGGEKAISVRGDSEEASGAEEEVGTVVAVATAGKEMDSNEKTIQQPSLPPPPPPDSLDRTQPVEQGGSDVAGGTEEGGKPERSASPVSALALEGEGSSPTLVEELSLQEAMRKEPGESSSRKACEVCGQTFPTQAALEEHQKTHPREGPLFTCVFCRQGFLERATLKKHMLLAHHQVQPFAPHGPQNIAALSLVPGCSSSITSPGLSPFPRKDDPTIP; this is encoded by the exons ATGTCTCGGCGAAAGCAGCGGAAACCCCAACAGTTAATCTCGGACTGCGAAGGTCCCAGCGCGTCTGAGAACG gtgatgctagCGAGGAGGACCACCCCCAAGTCTGTGCCAAGTGCTGCGCACAATTCACTGACACAGCTGAATTCCTCGCCCACCAGAATGCATGTTCTCCTGACCCCCCTGTAATGGTGATAATTGGGGGCCAGGAGAACCCCAACAACTCTTCGACCTCTTCTGAACCCCGGCCTGAGGGCCACAGCAGTCCCCAGGTCATGGAGGCCGAGCAGAGCAACCCGTCGGATTCCGGGTCCTCTGTACCCACAGATCCCACCTGGGGCCCAGAGCGGAGGGGAGAGGAGTCTTCGGGGCACTTTCTCGTAGCTGCCACAGGTACAgcagctgggggaggtgggggcctGATCTTGGCCAGCCCTAAGCTAGGAGCAACTCCATTACCTCCAGAATCCACTCctgcaccaccaccccctccacctcctcctccgcccCCAGGTGTAGGCAGCGGCCACTTGAACATCCCTCTGATCTTGGAAGAGCTCCGGGTACTGCAGCAGCGGCAGATCCATCAGATGCAGATGACTGAGCAAATCTGCCGGCAGGTGCTGCTGCTTGGCTCCTTAGGCCAGACAGTGGGCACCCCTTCCAGCCCCTCCGAGTTACCTGGGACAGCCGCCGTCTCCTCCACCAAGCCTTTGCTCCCCCTCTTCAGCCCCATCAAGCCTGTCCAAACTGGCAAGACACTGGCgccttcctccacctcctcttcctcaggGGCAGAAACACCCAAGCAGGCTTTCTTCCACCTTTATCATCCCCTGGGGTCACAGCACCCTTTTGCTGCCGGAGGGGTCGGGCGAAGCCACaaacccacccctgccccctccccggccctgtCAGGCAGCACAGATCAGCTGATTGCCTCGCCTCATCTGGCATTCCCAGGCACCACGGGACTACTGGCAGCACAGTGTCTTGGGGCAGCCCGGGGCCTCGAGGCTACTGCCTCCCCAGGGCTCCTGAAGCCAAAGAATGGAGGTGGTGAGCTGGGCTATGGGGAATTGATGGGTCCCTTGGAGAAGCCTGGTGGACGGCACAAATGCCGCTTCTGTGCCAAAGTATTTGGCAGTGACAGTGCCCTGCAGATCCACCTGCGTTCCCACACAGGTGAGAGGCCCTATAAGTGTAATGTCTGTGGCAACCGCTTTACCACGCGTGGCAACCTCAAAGTGCATTTCCACCGGCATCGGGAGAAGTACCCGCACGTGCAGATGAACCCTCACCCGGTACCAGAGCATCTGGACTACGTCATCACCAGCAGCGGCCTGCCCTATGGTATGTCCGTGCCACCAGAGAAGGCCGAGGAGGAGGCGGCCATGCCAGGTGGTGGTGTGGAACGCAAGCCTCTGGTGGCCTCCACCACGGCACTCAGTGCCACAGAGAGCCTGACGCTGCTCTCCACCGGGGCAGGCACAGCCACGGCTCCTGCGCTCCCTGCTTTCAATAAGTTCGTGCTCATGAAAGCGGTAGAGCCAAAGAGTAAAGCTGATGAAAACACCCCACCCGGGAGCGAGGGCTCAGCCATCGCCGGGGTGGCGGAAAGTGGCACAGCAACCCGCATGCAGCTAAGTAAGCTGGTGACTTCGCTACCCAGCTGGGCCCTGCTTACCAACCACTTTAAGTCCACTGGTAGCTTCCCCTTTCCTTATGTGCTAGAGCCCTTGGGGGCTTCGCCCTCCGAGACCTCCAAGCTGCAGCAACTGGTAGAGAAGATTGACCGTCAAGGAGCCGTGGCAGTGGCCTCTACTGCTTCGGGAGCCTCCACAACCTCTGCCCCTGCAACTTCATCCTCAGCCTCATCGGGACCTAACCAGTGTGTCATTTGCCTTCGGGTGCTGAGCTGTCCTCGAGCGCTGCGCCTGCATTACGGCCAACATGGAGGTGAGCGGCCCTTTAAATGCAAAGTGTGTGGCAGAGCTTTCTCTACCCGGGGCAACCTGCGTGCACATTTCGTGGGCCACAAGGCTAGTCCAGCTGCCCGGGCCCAGAACTCCTGCCCCATTTGCCAGAAGAAGTTCACCAATGCTGTTACTCTGCAGCAGCATGTTCGGATGCACCTGGGGGGCCAGATCCCCAACGGTGGTACCACGCTCCCTGAAGGTGGGGGAGCTGCCCAGGAGAACGGCCCTGAGCAGTCCGCAGTCTCAGGGGCGGGGAGCTTCCCCCAGCAGCCATCCCAGCAGCCATCCCCAGAAGAGGAGTTGTccgaagaggaagaagaggacgaagaagaagaggaagacgtGACTGATGAAGATTCCCTGGCAGGGAGAGGCTCCGAGAGTGGAGGTGAGAAGGCGATATCAGTGCGTGGTGATTCAGAAGAGGCCTCCggggcagaggaggaagtgggAACTGTGGTGGCAGTGGCCACAGCTGGGAAGGAGATGGACAGTAATGAGAAAACGATTCAACAGCCTtctctgccgccgccgccgccgcctgacAGCCTGGATCGAACGCAGCCAGTGGAGCAGGGCGGCAGTGATGTTGCAGGAGGCACAGAAGAGGGGGGCAAACCGGAGAGGAGCGCCAGCCCCGTGTCAGCGTTGGCCCTAGAAGGGGAAGGCAGCAGCCCCACCTTGGTGGAGGAGCTGAGCCTGCAGGAAGCGATGAGAAAGGAGCCCGGAGAGAGCAGTAGCAGAAAGGCCTGTGAGGTGTGTGGCCAGACCTTTCCCACCCAGGCAGCTCTGGAGGAGCATCAGAAGACCCACCCCAGGGAGGGGCCGCTCTTCACTTGTGTTTTCTGCAGGCAGGGCTTTCTCGAACGGGCTACCCTCAAGAAGCATATGCTGCTGGCTCACCACCAGGTACAGCCCTTTGCCCCCCACGGCCCTCAGAATATTGCTGCTCTTTCCTTGGTCCCTGGCTGCTCATCCTCCATCACTTCCCCAGGGCTCTCCCCCTTTCCCCGAAAAGATGACCCCACGATCCCATGA